The stretch of DNA TTCGCTTGCCGCTAGGTTAGAATCGATTGACAATCCAGATACACAAAAAATCGTCTTACCCTCTGTTTTAAAAGAGGCAGAAGATCAAATCAATCAAATAAAATCAAGCATAAAAGAAAAAGATAACATTGCGCGGCAAGCTGAACAACGAAAAAATGATTTAGTGGTGTATCTAGCGCATGATTTAAAGACGCCTATTTCCTCCATCATTGGCTACTTAACTCTGTTACGCGATGAAAAACAAATCTCTCATGAAATGCATGATCGCTATATCCAGGTAACATTGAAAAATGCTGAACGTTTAGATGAATTAATTAACGAATTTTTTGATATTACGCGATTCAATTTGGCGCATGTTTCGCTAAATTATAGCACCGTTCACTTAAACCGAATGCTCGAACAAATGCTTTTTGAGTTCCATCCCCTGCTTTCAGGCAAAAATCTCACGTATCGTTTAGATTTACCAAGCGAAATTGAATTGACGTGTGACGTAGATAAAATGCAACGCGTATTTGATAACTTATTACGCAATGCTGTTTACTATAGCTTTGATCATAGTGAAATTCAAATTCATGCTAATTTATCGGATTCCACGGTGAAGCTTTATTTTATGAATAGCGGGTATACCATTCCGCCTGAAAAACTTGGGCGCATTTTCGAACAATTTTATCGATTAGATTCCTCACGATCAACACAGTATGGAGGTGCCGGACTCGGCCTAGCGATTGCAAAACAAATTGTTGAATTGCATCATGGCCGCATTTCGGCATCAAGCTCTGACAATCAAATATGCTTTTCCATAGAGCTGCCCCGTTCGCAAGAAAATCGTAAGAAATCCCGTATAGAAAAGTAAGGTTCTTGTTAGCGCAACGGATAACAAGCACCCTTGTTCCCGGTTCAGCTGTATATTTATGCAATAGTAAGTAAGGAACCATACTCTTAAAAATATACATTGGCGGAAATACTACTGTATTATCGTGAATAATACGTATACAAGCCAATTTGCCTGTTAGAGGATTTGTCGATTTCTATGAGCCAATATGGATGCTGTTGAACAAATCCGTACTCTCTTATCATTTTTTATGAGACATAATTCTAATAAAAATAAGGATTTTCAGTCTTTCATTTGGCAGCTTTCGTGATCCATCATAATTCCCCCATCCATAAACAACCAGCCCACAGCAATTAATGCTGTGGGCTCTTTTTTTGTGCATTTTCCAAGATTTACACAATCAATATACCGATCTAACATTCTATTTACGCTTAATTGCTAAAATTATCCTATTGTCCCCAGTGACGAAAATAAGATTATAGAAGGAGATTAGGATGAGATTAGTAAAGTACATAACAGCTATGCTGCTGACTTTTCTGTTGGCGGTGGGGTCTTTGAATTTGGCAGGACCTGTATTGGCAGCGGAGTCTTCGGATGCTGCGGTATCCGTCAGCAAGGTGACGGTTACGTTCAATGGCGACCCCAAGACCTCCAAGGGGTTCACGTGGTATACACCAAAGGCTTCTCAAGACAGCACTGTACAGGTTATTGAAGCGACCTATGGAAGAGCGGAGTTTGACACCGGCCTTACGTTCAAGGGAATAACCCAGGTATCTACAAACTCTCCTCTGGAAAATGTGCACAAAGCGGAAGCAACCGGCCTCAAGGCAGACACCGCTTATTATTTCCGCGTGGGGGACGCCGCGCTGAATGTGTGGAGTGAAGCGGGAACGTTCAAGACGGCGCCTGCAGGCGGAGCCTTCACGTTCATCGACCTAGCTGATACGCAGGCGAAGAGCGAGGATGAAGCGATCCTTTCCTCCGAAACGTTGTCCAAAGCGTTGGCGACGGTTCCGGATGCTGACTTTGTGGTCCATAACGGCGACATTGTCGATAACGGAATCAAGGAAGAACAGTGGAACTGGCTGCTGGGCCACTCCCGGCCAAGCCTGCTGAATACAACGATTGTGCCGGCTGCGGGCAACCATGAAGACGAGAACTATGCGTTCTTTGAGCATTTTGACATCAAACCGGTCGCAGGCTCGGCTACAGAAACCGGAGCGTATTACTCCTATGATTACAGCAACGCGCATTTTGTGGTGCTGAACTCGAATGAGAACTCGGAGGAGTATGCGGATTTCTCCAATGCCCAGGTAGAGTGGCTGAAAAGTGATGTGAAAGCAGCCAAAGCGGCGGGCGCCCAGTGGATTATTGTGAACATTCACAAGGGACCGTACACGACATCGAACCATGCGACCGACAGCGACATCATGGGACCAAACGGAGTGCGGACGAAGATCGCCCCGCTGATGGCAGAGCTGGACATTGATTTTGTCCTTCAGGGGCATGACCATATTTACGCCCGCACCAAGCCGATTAAGAGCGATAACACCGCTGCCGCAACCTCGAAATTCATCGAATCGCAGAACGGCAAATCGGTGGAATACACGGTAAACCCGGATGGCACGATCTATCTGATCCCGGCGACAGCGGGACCGAAGGTCTATTACAAGAACCAGAAACCAGAGCTTGGAGATAAGTATTACGATCTGTTCGAGCGTGCGGAAGAAAATCATGCGGCGAAATACGGCCCGGACCCAAGCGACGCCACCCGTCCAAAACGCAGTCAGGTACAGAACTTCGTCGGCATAACGATTGATAGCGGCAAGCTGACGGCATTTACGTATGAAATTGACCAGAATGTGGATAAAGCTGCGCCGTATCTGGTTGACCAGTTTGGTATTCAAAAAATTTCCAATTCCGGTAATAACGTTGACACCCCCAACAATACTGAAGGTGGAGGAACGAAACCGACCGCGCCAACAACACCGACGGCACCAACAACACCAACTACGCCGACGGCACCAACGGCACCAACAACGCCGGCGCCAACCAAACCAGCGGTAACACTGAAGGATATTGACGGGCACTGGGCAGCAGTTGCAATCAACAAGGCCGTAGAGCTTGGATTTGCCAAAGGATATGCGGACGGGACCTTCCGTCCGAACCAAACGGTCAACCGGGCAGAGTTTATTACTCTCCTGATGCGTGCTGTGAAACATCCGGATACTGGGAAGTCACTGGGCTTCAAAGATGCGGGCAAAATTCCGGCTTGGTCGCAATCCTTTATCGCGCAAGCTTTGGACGCGGGTATTATTGCTGGCTATAACGATAACACCTTCCGTCCCGATCAGGTCATCACGAGAGCCGAAATGGCGGCGATGATTGTCCGTGCTGGCGGGGTCGAAGTGAATCCTAAAGCGGCGCTGACTTTTGCGGACGCCAAGGATGCTCCGAAATGGGCGGTTCCTTATATCGCAGCGATTAAGGATGCGGGGCTTGTGAACGGAATCGGTCAGAACCGGTTTGCTCCAAATCAAAGTGTTACAAGAGCGGAGGCTGTAACCATCATTCTGGGGCTGCTGCAGCAGCGAGCGGAATAACAGCAGCTTTCCACAAACGGGGCGTCCCATAAGCCATGTAATGGCTAGGGACGCCCTCTTTCGTATGTTCAATGCATGACAGCATGAATACACGAATCTAATATTCGCAGACTTTCTACAGCGCTCGACCTAGGGTTACGCGGTTGAATCTGATAGCAAACCCGTTCAGGCGGAGGGGATTCCAGATGATACATAAAGAATTCGCCTGTTTTTTCATACCGGCGTGCCAGAGACATCGGAACAATTGCCCATTTTTCAGGACGGTCCATGAATGTTTCGATCAGTGAAGCAGCATCTAAACGGATAGTCGGGTAATCTCTTTCCCCAATCCACCTGTCATACCATGCCCGGAATGATGTGTTCCACTCAAAAAACAGCTGATTTGACGTATCTAACTCGTGATCCATTAAGGTGTTGTTTGCAACCGGCAATTTTCCTTTACTTATAACAATCATTTGTTCAGCAAGGAACTTTTTAACAAGCATATTTGGCATAGGCTGTTCTAAATTAGCAAAAGCAATATCGATCTCACCGCGCTCCAGCAATTGGTATAGTTCCGTTGATTGCTGAGTGCGAATGCGAATCTCGATTTGTTTTGAACATTTGCTTAGTTCCTTGTAAATGGCAGGGAGGACGTAAGTTTGAATACTATCTGCCGCTCCGATCGAAAGTGTCAAATGTTTTGTACGGGTACGGATCTGGTTGGTCTCCTGAACAAGTGCCTCCCATCTTCTGGCCAGCACTAAAAATTCCTGCCCGCTGGAAGTTAACGATAATGTTCGGAGTCCTCTTCCACGGTCGATTAAGTTCATCCCGACTTCCCGTTCCAGTTGTGCTAACCGGTGACTTAGGGTGGACTGGGATATAAATAAGGAGCTGGCGGCATCGGTTAAACTACCGTGTCTTACAATAGAAAGAAAAGCTTCGATTCCTAATGTGTCCATGGCGCAACACGCTCCAAAATATCAACTTTATTAATATTAAATCACGATATATTGTATTTTACAATTATTCATGAAGGCTCTAAGATTCAATTTAAGAATGAATTTTAGCCTGAATGAAGGAAGTGTCCCTTTTCATGAGATTGCTCATTATTTTTCTTTCCGTGACCAACGCTTTTATCATCATCTACGGTCCACAGCCCGTTCTTCCATTATTCATGCAGGAATTTGGCATATCCATTTCAACGGCCAGCTTGTCGATTTCGTTAACGATACTCGGCATTGTGTTTTCATCGCTGTTTTTGGCTGTATTTTCAGATAAGTGGGACCGTAAAAAAGTGATATTGGTCTCAAACCTTCTTCTGATCATTCCCAGTCTGGCTTTGTTTTTTACCCATTCGTTCAGTTGGCTGCTTGTCTTTCGATTTGTACAGGGAACCTTGATCACCGGAGTAACGACGATCCTAATGACCTATGCGGCTGAAGAATTTCCCATTAAGAAAAAAGGGATGGTGCTGGCCACATATGTTAGCGCCACATTGGCAGGAGGACTTCTAGGACGGGTATTATGCGGATTTATTACAGAACACTTCAATTGGGAATGGTTCTTTTTTGTAACAACGGTTATGACAACTGTCGTCAGTCTCTTGATCTATTTCTTTTTATCGGAATCGACTGGGCAGATAAAAAGCGGTAAACAGAACTTCACGGATCATTTCAAAAATCTGCCTTTGCTTTCAACTTTCTTTATTGGATTTTCTCATTTTTTCGCTTTTGTAGGATTCTTCAATTACTTGCCTTTTTACGCCAGTCAAGCGCCTTTTAATTATTCAGTCGCCCAAACCTCGCTTCTCTATCTTACGTATATTTGGGGCATTGTATCTTCGCTAATTACCGGGATGGTCTCTAACCGGTTTGGCCGAAGAGCAACGATTGCCGTCGGACACCTTGTGGGAGCAACAGGGATATTGGTTACGTTGATTCCTTCTCCATATGCGCTTATTTTAGGCGCTTCGATACTGACTTTAGGCCAATTTTGTTCCCAATCTTCAGCCACTGCGTATATAACGGATGTTGTCACTCATTCGAAGGGTGCGGCCACTTCCTTGTACCAGTGTTTCTTTTATTTAGGGGGAAGCTTGGGCGCGTGGATTCCTGGAATCCTGTGGAGACATTTTCATTGGTCCGGCATCGTGGTTACGACGGTAGGTTTTATTTTATTGGCGTTAAGCAGTAATTATTTTCTTGGGGGAAGAAGAAGTCGTGTTGCACAATCAAAACGAGTGACTGCATAAAGCAAGTGGTCTGAACGCAGGCAAGATTGTATCACTCCCGGGAAATCAAAACACCCGCTATCCTCCGTACGCCTGAATGCGGTGTCCGGCTGATATGCGGGTGTCTTCATTTTAAAGCCAAGCCATTCTATTTTTACTTCTGAAATACTTCCAGGCCTGCTTGCGATTTCAGAAGCTCGGCTTTATCCGTTCTCTCCCAAGGGAGATCCAGATCCTTCCGGCCAAAATGACCATAGGCTGCGGTTTGCTTGTAAATTGGCTTACGAAGGTCCAGCATCGCAATAATGCCTGCCGGACGCAGATCGAAGTTGTCGCGGATCAGCTTCACCAGCTTGTCTTCGCCAATGCGGCCTGTCCCGTAGGTATCGACGTGAATCGACACCGGATTTGCCACTCCGATGGCATAAGCCAGCTGAATTTCACATGTATCGGCGAGGCCAGCGGCTACAATATTCTTGGCGAC from Paenibacillus sophorae encodes:
- a CDS encoding sensor histidine kinase, encoding MNEKQIKKRITKRMLQRFLISLLISFTLIFGAALFFIWFYPYLPFSNYNLFKLGFIAFAASPFLIVCIQWKQLISYLSSLAARLESIDNPDTQKIVLPSVLKEAEDQINQIKSSIKEKDNIARQAEQRKNDLVVYLAHDLKTPISSIIGYLTLLRDEKQISHEMHDRYIQVTLKNAERLDELINEFFDITRFNLAHVSLNYSTVHLNRMLEQMLFEFHPLLSGKNLTYRLDLPSEIELTCDVDKMQRVFDNLLRNAVYYSFDHSEIQIHANLSDSTVKLYFMNSGYTIPPEKLGRIFEQFYRLDSSRSTQYGGAGLGLAIAKQIVELHHGRISASSSDNQICFSIELPRSQENRKKSRIEK
- a CDS encoding S-layer homology domain-containing protein; protein product: MRLVKYITAMLLTFLLAVGSLNLAGPVLAAESSDAAVSVSKVTVTFNGDPKTSKGFTWYTPKASQDSTVQVIEATYGRAEFDTGLTFKGITQVSTNSPLENVHKAEATGLKADTAYYFRVGDAALNVWSEAGTFKTAPAGGAFTFIDLADTQAKSEDEAILSSETLSKALATVPDADFVVHNGDIVDNGIKEEQWNWLLGHSRPSLLNTTIVPAAGNHEDENYAFFEHFDIKPVAGSATETGAYYSYDYSNAHFVVLNSNENSEEYADFSNAQVEWLKSDVKAAKAAGAQWIIVNIHKGPYTTSNHATDSDIMGPNGVRTKIAPLMAELDIDFVLQGHDHIYARTKPIKSDNTAAATSKFIESQNGKSVEYTVNPDGTIYLIPATAGPKVYYKNQKPELGDKYYDLFERAEENHAAKYGPDPSDATRPKRSQVQNFVGITIDSGKLTAFTYEIDQNVDKAAPYLVDQFGIQKISNSGNNVDTPNNTEGGGTKPTAPTTPTAPTTPTTPTAPTAPTTPAPTKPAVTLKDIDGHWAAVAINKAVELGFAKGYADGTFRPNQTVNRAEFITLLMRAVKHPDTGKSLGFKDAGKIPAWSQSFIAQALDAGIIAGYNDNTFRPDQVITRAEMAAMIVRAGGVEVNPKAALTFADAKDAPKWAVPYIAAIKDAGLVNGIGQNRFAPNQSVTRAEAVTIILGLLQQRAE
- a CDS encoding LysR family transcriptional regulator, with product MDTLGIEAFLSIVRHGSLTDAASSLFISQSTLSHRLAQLEREVGMNLIDRGRGLRTLSLTSSGQEFLVLARRWEALVQETNQIRTRTKHLTLSIGAADSIQTYVLPAIYKELSKCSKQIEIRIRTQQSTELYQLLERGEIDIAFANLEQPMPNMLVKKFLAEQMIVISKGKLPVANNTLMDHELDTSNQLFFEWNTSFRAWYDRWIGERDYPTIRLDAASLIETFMDRPEKWAIVPMSLARRYEKTGEFFMYHLESPPPERVCYQIQPRNPRSSAVESLRILDSCIHAVMH
- a CDS encoding MFS transporter gives rise to the protein MRLLIIFLSVTNAFIIIYGPQPVLPLFMQEFGISISTASLSISLTILGIVFSSLFLAVFSDKWDRKKVILVSNLLLIIPSLALFFTHSFSWLLVFRFVQGTLITGVTTILMTYAAEEFPIKKKGMVLATYVSATLAGGLLGRVLCGFITEHFNWEWFFFVTTVMTTVVSLLIYFFLSESTGQIKSGKQNFTDHFKNLPLLSTFFIGFSHFFAFVGFFNYLPFYASQAPFNYSVAQTSLLYLTYIWGIVSSLITGMVSNRFGRRATIAVGHLVGATGILVTLIPSPYALILGASILTLGQFCSQSSATAYITDVVTHSKGAATSLYQCFFYLGGSLGAWIPGILWRHFHWSGIVVTTVGFILLALSSNYFLGGRRSRVAQSKRVTA